In Acidobacteriota bacterium, a single window of DNA contains:
- a CDS encoding ABC transporter ATP-binding protein: protein MGNLLELTNVTHAFPYAKGMLPAFEDVSFSLAEGEFAAIVGPSGCGKSTLMRVIHGLIRPTAGVVTYKGREVVGVNTELAMVFQSFALLPWLTVVQNVELGMEPRGVPPKERRRRAVFYLDKVGLDGFEEAYPRELSGGMKQRVGLARALALEPVILLMDEPFSSLDALTAASLREEVIDLWKDREIPVNTLIMVTHIIEEAVELADRILIFNGHPGRLVEDRPVDLPRPRNRRDSHFADFVDRVFEKIA, encoded by the coding sequence ATGGGGAATCTCCTGGAACTGACCAACGTGACCCACGCCTTCCCGTACGCCAAGGGCATGCTCCCGGCTTTCGAGGACGTCTCCTTTTCGCTGGCGGAAGGGGAGTTCGCCGCCATCGTGGGGCCCTCGGGTTGCGGCAAGAGCACGCTCATGCGCGTCATCCACGGGCTCATCCGCCCCACGGCGGGCGTGGTGACCTACAAGGGCCGGGAAGTCGTCGGCGTCAACACCGAGCTGGCCATGGTCTTCCAGTCCTTCGCCCTCCTGCCCTGGCTCACGGTCGTGCAAAACGTGGAGCTGGGCATGGAGCCCAGGGGGGTTCCACCGAAGGAGAGGCGCCGCCGGGCCGTTTTCTACCTGGACAAGGTGGGCCTGGACGGCTTCGAAGAGGCCTACCCCCGCGAGCTCTCGGGCGGGATGAAGCAGAGGGTCGGCCTCGCCCGGGCCCTGGCCCTGGAGCCCGTGATCCTCCTCATGGACGAGCCTTTCTCCTCCCTGGACGCCCTCACCGCGGCCTCCCTGCGCGAGGAGGTCATCGACCTCTGGAAGGACCGCGAAATCCCCGTGAACACCCTCATCATGGTCACCCACATCATCGAGGAAGCCGTGGAACTCGCCGATCGCATCCTCATCTTCAACGGGCACCCGGGCCGCCTCGTGGAGGATCGGCCCGTGGACCTGCCGCGTCCCCGGAACCGGCGCGACTCGCACTTCGCCGATTTCGTGGACCGGGTTTTCGAGAAGATCGCCTGA
- a CDS encoding AAA-associated domain-containing protein: MDVDPLPQSEISKVLGLLEILEDHGGKEDIYKLARELHYESSDLVEVIRGAELLGLVTTPGGDVELLDAGRRINAGDQNAIKALLKERMLKIPIFEYFKKMLEGEEDHRMSRKDLLDELARILPKTNPDQQFHALVAWGRYAEIFGYNRDHDLFYLDEGQTLE; the protein is encoded by the coding sequence ATGGACGTGGACCCACTGCCCCAATCCGAAATCAGCAAAGTCCTGGGCCTCCTGGAAATCCTGGAGGACCACGGCGGCAAGGAGGACATCTACAAGCTCGCCCGGGAACTGCACTACGAATCGAGCGACCTCGTGGAGGTCATCCGGGGCGCCGAACTGCTGGGCCTGGTGACGACTCCGGGGGGCGACGTGGAGCTGCTGGACGCCGGGCGCCGGATCAACGCCGGCGACCAGAACGCCATCAAGGCGCTCCTCAAGGAGCGCATGCTCAAGATCCCCATCTTTGAGTACTTCAAGAAAATGCTCGAGGGCGAGGAAGACCACCGGATGTCCAGAAAGGACCTTCTCGACGAACTCGCCCGCATCCTTCCCAAGACCAATCCCGACCAGCAGTTTCACGCCCTCGTGGCCTGGGGGCGTTACGCCGAGATCTTCGGCTACAACCGAGATCACGACCTCTTCTACCTCGACGAGGGTCAGACCCTGGAGTAG